The Pygocentrus nattereri isolate fPygNat1 chromosome 1, fPygNat1.pri, whole genome shotgun sequence genome window below encodes:
- the cd36 gene encoding platelet glycoprotein 4, which translates to MGCSCCSTRCWLITGSVAGAVACLLGVILIPVGNTVIEDTVKKEAVLEKGTTAYENWISAGAPVYRQFWLFDVQNPDEVVANGSIPQLQQRGPYTYRTRYIPKQNITFSENHTVSFVLPAEAVFEPSLSHGFEEDKVTSLNLAVAGVYNLIDHAWANMFIESSKSSLFLRRTVRELLWGYTDPMLKRTLGVFYPYNNTYDGPYGVFTGKDDINKVSMIDTWNNQPTVPYWNNSYCNMINGTDGSSFPPFLDKKKALYFFSSDICRSVSADYDGSVDLKGITVYRYMLPEQTFASPTVNPDNKCFCTNYEATKNCTLAGVLDIKSCKGFPVFISLPHFLHGSPELLDTVHGLNPNPEEHSTYLDVEPITGFTLRFAKRLQINMMYGPSKEIKILNKVKENTVFPIVWLNESAALDDETAARIKNDLFARIETLEVVQISLIVIGAVVFVLCLIGICIQERRRRKIIA; encoded by the exons ATGGGGTGTTCGTGCTGCTCCACGCGCTGCTGGCTGATCACAGGGAGTGTGGCCGGGGCAGTGGCCTGCCTGCTGGGGGTCATTCTCATTCCTGTAGGCAACACTGTGATTGAGGACACTGTGAAGAAG GAGGCTGTGTTGGAGAAAGGTACTACAGCGTATGAGAACTGGATATCAGCTGGTGCTCCAGTTTACAGGCAGTTCTGGCTCTTTGATGTGCAAAATCCTGATGAAGTTGTGGCGAACGGGAGCATCCCTCAACTTCAGCAGAGAGGACCATACACTTACAG AACGCGGTACATCCCCAAACAAAACATCACGTTCAGTGAGAACCACACAGTGTCCTTTGTGCTGCCAGCGGAGGCTGTCTTTGAGCCATCCCTATCTCACGGCTTTGAGGAGGACAAAGTCACATCACTGAACCTCGCAGTGGCG ggTGTTTACAACCTTATAGATCATGCATGGGCGAACATGTTCATTGAGAGCAGCAAATCATCCCTGTTCCTGAGGAGAACAGTGAGGGAGCTGTTGTGGGGCTACACTGACCCCATGCTGAAAAGAACTCTGGGAGTGTTTTATCCA TACAACAACACCTATGATGGACCTTACGGCGTCTTCACAGGCAAAGACGACATCAACAAAGTGTCCATGATTGATACCTGGAACAATCAGCC GACAGTGCCGTACTGGAACAACTCTTACTGCAACATGATCAATGGAACAG ACGGCTCCTCCTTTCCTCCTTTCCTGGACAAGAAAAAGGCCCTGTACTTCTTCTCCTCTGATATCTGCAG GTCGGTATCTGCAGACTATGATGGCAGTGTGGATTTGAAAGGAATCACTGTGTATCGCTACATGCTGCCTGAACAAACATTTGCCTCACCTACAGTCAATCCGGACAATAAGTGCTTCTGCACCAATTACGAAGCCACCAAGAACTGCACCCTGGCAGGTGTTCTGGACATTAAGTCATGTAAAG GATTTCCTGTGTTTATCTCCCTGCCTCATTTCCTCCATGGCAGCCCAGAGCTGCTGGACACTGTTCATGGACTGAACCCCAACCCTGAGGAACACTCCACATATCTAGATGTGGAACCA ATCACAGGCTTTACTCTGAGATTCGCCAAAAGGCTTCAAATCAACATGATGTATGGTCCATCCAAGGAAATTAA gaTCCTtaacaaagtgaaagaaaaTACAGTATTTCCTATTGTGTGGCTGAATGAG TCGGCAGCTCTTGATGACGAGACGGCAGCCAGGATAAAAAATGATCTTTTCGCACGGATAGAGACGCTGGAGGTGGTGCAGATATCGCTCATAGTGATTGGAGCAGTGGTGTTTGTGCTGTGCTTGATTGGAATATGCATACAGGAGCGCAGGAGACGCAAAATAATTGCCTGA